One region of bacterium genomic DNA includes:
- a CDS encoding TonB-dependent receptor: MHRFCMLWLVMSLALVLFAGQVFAQTSGKLEGIVRDKDTGDPIAGVQVTVVGTRLGNVTNKDGYYFILNVPVGNRTVKFVFTGYKPVEVVDARVPAGNTITVNAELTSTVIGMEAIVIEGESDPLVARDNVQTRQNLRAQDIQNMAETQISDMMNLQAGVVVDYSGNFSLRGGREGEEAMYVDGVLVKAQNEQQGTEDRGAVETSAGGVINPLVVSNDAMEEVNLITGGFQAEFGNAQSGLINIVTKQGGTQMAGNLKFITDQANPRGMDYGYNNLEGSLGGPIYGDKLNFFVAGMIRGQADATPRLSGDKGGFRGVTQSFINSLNRDLGNVGVVTDGVADRDDAINPLTVNSFAEYRTTTKAPDLGYGVVNEDGTYTRGFSRTDGLPFRLLTQSMVIANPADVATDGTLRSGAQPLIQIDPTTGRLWTLDADGKATTSPDAIAAAFASGVAVANPLYSGPYMNSNPARLPGNWKDLYTTSFKSTYAPTDWMKFITVYHRSRDQRQYYDHAYMFNNPYRTNQAQRLTTDMGMAGMDWTFFRNSNRSVNSQLRLSYFKNDLDGGLLLEDYVGRNTFMGVGGNIGFYDEDEMNRYSLYSAVSSDGYANDAIEPDATHSDIDRTHHWPTDQVTASNIFGATTPSRKGERGDRMYPRQFVNNGMSLPLRNDTEKRWGLKFDMDSQLDRYNRVKVGFENLWWNATEVTRFYYGEFTDDQYVAKPRLLGVYAQDRMDFGDLVIDLGVRMDRYNVNKAFPIIVGQNNPDFSDPTAVPEAKTHFSPRIGVAHPITDRTQVRLSYGHFYQVAPFELMYAMSERDFATDALSNPNQNFGNGWLDMAQTIQFEAGFTTLLSEDMVLDFVGYNREIRGNFGLRLATADDLRRLALVAPDYVIRGQGNMEVVANQDNGNVRGFDLTMDKRYSRYFGVRATYSLMFARSTQSDPQEYVRTLARQLDPFTNQSPPPPSDPAPTDDDRTHQLNVMLNLLFPDDFQKGTHLGSVLRNAGAYFDVTYNSGAPYTPVDEQGNFITAANSARMPGYVSADLRLNKSFAMGNRRLNLYVTIMNLFENVNYGQQAVDPTSGQVGVDKYFLEELLPSAQATAVTTEAQLIRDLNKDGYVTKSEAAAASYAKGRAQDMDPLFWLNPREVRLGVEYSF; this comes from the coding sequence ATGCACAGGTTTTGTATGCTGTGGTTAGTGATGAGCCTGGCCCTGGTGTTGTTTGCCGGTCAGGTCTTTGCCCAGACCTCCGGCAAGCTGGAGGGTATCGTGCGGGACAAAGACACCGGCGACCCGATCGCCGGGGTGCAGGTCACTGTCGTGGGCACTCGTCTGGGTAACGTGACGAACAAGGACGGCTACTACTTTATCCTGAACGTCCCGGTTGGCAACCGCACTGTCAAGTTCGTCTTCACCGGCTACAAGCCGGTCGAGGTAGTGGACGCGCGCGTTCCGGCCGGAAACACGATCACGGTCAACGCCGAACTCACCAGCACGGTGATCGGTATGGAGGCGATCGTGATCGAGGGCGAAAGCGACCCGCTGGTAGCCCGTGACAATGTCCAGACCCGCCAGAATCTGCGGGCCCAGGACATCCAGAACATGGCGGAGACACAGATCTCGGACATGATGAACCTCCAAGCCGGCGTGGTGGTCGACTACTCCGGCAACTTCTCGCTGCGCGGTGGGCGGGAGGGTGAGGAGGCCATGTACGTGGACGGTGTGCTGGTCAAGGCGCAGAACGAGCAGCAGGGCACCGAGGACCGCGGCGCGGTCGAAACGAGCGCCGGCGGCGTGATCAACCCGCTGGTGGTCTCGAACGATGCGATGGAGGAGGTCAACCTTATCACCGGTGGTTTCCAGGCCGAGTTCGGCAACGCCCAGTCCGGCTTGATTAACATCGTGACCAAGCAGGGCGGCACGCAGATGGCCGGGAATTTGAAATTCATCACCGACCAGGCCAACCCCCGCGGCATGGATTACGGCTACAACAATCTTGAGGGAAGCCTCGGCGGCCCGATCTACGGCGATAAGCTAAATTTCTTCGTCGCCGGCATGATACGCGGCCAGGCGGACGCCACCCCGCGCCTGAGCGGTGACAAGGGCGGTTTCCGCGGTGTGACCCAGAGTTTCATCAACTCGCTCAACCGGGACCTGGGAAACGTGGGCGTGGTCACCGACGGGGTGGCCGACCGGGATGATGCGATCAACCCGCTGACGGTGAACTCTTTCGCCGAGTACCGGACCACCACCAAGGCCCCCGATCTGGGCTACGGAGTGGTGAACGAGGATGGAACCTACACCCGCGGTTTCAGCCGCACGGACGGCCTGCCGTTCCGTCTGCTGACCCAATCCATGGTCATCGCCAACCCGGCGGATGTCGCGACGGACGGGACTCTGCGCTCTGGGGCCCAGCCCCTGATCCAGATCGACCCGACCACCGGCCGGCTCTGGACCCTGGATGCGGACGGCAAGGCGACCACCTCGCCCGATGCCATTGCGGCGGCGTTCGCCAGCGGCGTGGCCGTGGCCAACCCGCTGTACTCCGGGCCCTACATGAACTCCAACCCGGCCCGCCTGCCCGGCAACTGGAAGGACCTTTACACCACGTCTTTCAAGTCGACCTATGCCCCTACCGACTGGATGAAGTTCATCACGGTGTACCATCGCAGCCGTGACCAGCGTCAGTACTACGATCATGCCTACATGTTCAACAACCCGTACCGGACCAACCAGGCCCAACGTCTGACCACCGACATGGGCATGGCCGGCATGGACTGGACTTTCTTCCGCAACAGCAACCGCTCGGTCAACAGCCAGTTGCGCCTGTCCTATTTCAAGAACGACCTGGACGGCGGCCTGCTGCTGGAGGACTATGTCGGTCGCAACACGTTCATGGGCGTGGGAGGCAACATCGGGTTCTACGATGAGGACGAGATGAACCGCTACTCGCTGTACTCCGCGGTCTCGTCCGACGGGTACGCCAACGATGCGATCGAACCGGATGCCACGCACTCGGATATAGACCGGACACACCACTGGCCCACCGACCAGGTCACGGCCAGCAACATCTTCGGCGCCACCACTCCCAGCCGCAAGGGCGAACGCGGCGACCGCATGTACCCGCGCCAGTTCGTCAACAACGGCATGTCCCTGCCGCTGCGCAACGACACCGAGAAGCGCTGGGGCCTCAAGTTTGACATGGACAGCCAACTCGACCGCTACAACCGCGTGAAAGTCGGGTTCGAGAACCTGTGGTGGAACGCGACCGAGGTGACCCGGTTCTATTACGGCGAGTTCACCGATGACCAGTATGTGGCCAAGCCGCGGCTGCTGGGTGTCTACGCCCAGGACCGCATGGATTTCGGCGATCTGGTGATCGACCTCGGCGTGCGCATGGACCGCTACAATGTCAACAAAGCCTTCCCGATCATAGTCGGACAGAACAACCCTGATTTCAGTGACCCCACGGCTGTGCCGGAGGCGAAGACGCATTTCAGCCCGCGCATCGGCGTGGCACACCCGATCACGGACCGCACCCAGGTGCGCCTGTCCTACGGGCATTTCTACCAGGTGGCGCCGTTCGAGCTGATGTACGCGATGAGCGAGCGTGACTTTGCCACCGACGCCCTGTCGAACCCAAACCAGAATTTCGGCAACGGCTGGCTGGACATGGCTCAGACGATCCAGTTCGAGGCCGGTTTCACCACGCTGCTGTCCGAGGACATGGTGCTGGATTTCGTCGGCTACAACCGCGAAATCCGCGGCAATTTCGGACTGCGTCTGGCCACGGCCGACGACCTGCGCCGTCTGGCCCTGGTGGCCCCGGATTACGTAATCCGCGGCCAGGGCAACATGGAGGTTGTCGCCAACCAGGACAACGGCAACGTGCGCGGTTTCGACCTGACCATGGACAAGCGCTACTCCAGGTATTTCGGCGTGCGCGCCACCTACTCGCTGATGTTCGCCCGCTCGACCCAGAGCGACCCGCAGGAGTATGTGCGCACCCTGGCCCGTCAGCTCGACCCGTTCACCAACCAGAGCCCGCCGCCTCCGTCCGACCCCGCGCCGACGGATGACGACCGGACGCACCAGCTCAATGTGATGCTCAACCTGCTGTTCCCGGACGATTTCCAGAAAGGCACCCATCTTGGGAGCGTCCTGCGGAACGCCGGCGCCTATTTCGATGTCACCTACAACTCGGGCGCCCCGTACACTCCGGTGGACGAGCAGGGTAATTTCATCACCGCGGCGAACAGCGCGCGAATGCCGGGCTATGTCAGCGCCGACCTGCGGCTGAACAAGTCCTTCGCCATGGGGAACAGGCGCCTCAACCTGTATGTGACGATCATGAACCTCTTCGAAAACGTCAACTACGGCCAGCAGGCTGTCGATCCCACCTCAGGCCAGGTGGGCGTGGACAAGTATTTCCTCGAAGAGCTTCTCCCGAGTGCTCAGGCCACTGCGGTGACCACCGAAGCCCAGTTGATCCGCGATCTGAACAAGGACGGCTACGTGACGAAGTCCGAGGCCGCAGCCGCCTCGTACGCCAAGGGCCGTGCCCAGGACATGGACCCGCTGTTCTGGCTCAACCCGCGTGAGGTCCGTCTGGGCGTCGAGTACAGTTTTTAG
- a CDS encoding type III pantothenate kinase, with translation MLLAVDIGNTNIVLGLFREREIIHHWRIDSNIRRTVDDYGHMVCYMLERSVGSSGLDGVVIASVVPTLTYVFQKLAQRYFEREAVIVDGLSPLGLAFRVDTPLEMIGPDRVVNALAVRERYAVDSIVVDMGTATTFDLVRADGAYEGGVIAPGISTCAEALVKKAAMLSRVEIEVPSSVIGRSTRSMMQSGIFFGAVGQIDGILSMLKKEWMPGCRVIATGGFVNMLSRYCRQFDTVDPNLTLHGLNLAYTILKNSPKKID, from the coding sequence GTGCTTCTCGCAGTCGACATCGGAAACACCAACATCGTGCTGGGGCTTTTCCGCGAGCGGGAAATAATCCATCACTGGCGGATCGATTCGAACATCCGCCGCACGGTGGACGATTACGGCCATATGGTCTGCTACATGCTGGAGCGCTCGGTGGGAAGCTCCGGCCTGGACGGTGTGGTGATCGCCTCGGTGGTGCCCACGCTGACCTACGTGTTCCAGAAACTGGCCCAGCGCTATTTCGAGCGCGAGGCGGTGATCGTGGACGGTCTGTCGCCGCTGGGGCTGGCATTCCGGGTCGACACCCCGCTCGAGATGATCGGCCCGGACCGGGTGGTCAACGCCCTGGCCGTGCGGGAGCGCTACGCGGTGGATTCGATCGTGGTCGACATGGGCACGGCCACCACCTTTGACCTGGTGCGTGCGGACGGGGCTTACGAGGGTGGGGTGATCGCGCCGGGGATCAGCACTTGCGCCGAGGCCCTGGTCAAGAAAGCCGCCATGCTCAGCCGGGTCGAGATCGAGGTGCCCTCCAGCGTGATCGGGCGCAGCACGCGCAGCATGATGCAGTCGGGGATTTTCTTCGGCGCGGTCGGCCAGATCGACGGAATCCTGAGCATGCTGAAAAAAGAGTGGATGCCCGGCTGCCGGGTGATTGCCACGGGTGGGTTTGTGAATATGCTGTCCCGCTACTGCCGCCAGTTCGACACCGTAGACCCGAACCTGACGCTTCACGGGTTGAACCTTGCCTACACTATTCTTAAGAACTCGCCGAAAAAAATAGACTGA
- a CDS encoding biotin--[acetyl-CoA-carboxylase] ligase: protein MSASAFEKKLVDALRANEGRYLDETALRREMGLGGAVDEDDDSGGDIPRAVELLRLQGWGVDGDEVQGWRLYGAPECLNYLEVENALTTSFLGRCLFVYRILGSTNQTARMLAESGAPDGTLLVAEEQSRGRGRSANAWHSPAGGGIWASLILRPGIAPERLGTLGILVACSICLAVEETTGLQPLIKWPNDILIGGRKVAGILCESGLAGQRLRHVILGFGLNVNLEEFPAPLRRSATSLSLAAGGRRFDRVQLLSSILDHLEQGYLSFLTDGFSACLPRVQRRDFLRDREVEVETPDRGRLRGRARGIDEAGALLLECPPPLGPCRIEQGHVVAF from the coding sequence ATGTCCGCCTCAGCCTTCGAAAAAAAACTGGTGGATGCTCTTCGCGCCAATGAGGGGCGCTACCTGGACGAGACCGCCCTCCGTCGGGAGATGGGTCTGGGCGGGGCCGTGGACGAGGATGACGACTCCGGGGGGGATATCCCGCGGGCCGTCGAGCTGCTCAGGTTGCAGGGCTGGGGGGTGGATGGGGACGAGGTGCAGGGCTGGCGGCTGTACGGTGCGCCGGAGTGCCTGAATTACCTGGAGGTGGAGAACGCACTGACCACCTCTTTCCTCGGCCGCTGCCTGTTTGTCTACCGGATCCTCGGCTCGACCAACCAGACCGCCAGGATGCTGGCCGAAAGCGGTGCGCCGGACGGGACCCTGCTGGTGGCCGAGGAGCAGAGCCGCGGCCGCGGCCGCAGCGCCAACGCCTGGCACTCGCCCGCGGGCGGCGGAATATGGGCCAGCCTGATCCTGAGGCCCGGAATCGCCCCAGAGCGCCTGGGCACCCTGGGTATCCTGGTCGCGTGCAGTATCTGCCTGGCCGTGGAGGAAACCACCGGCCTTCAGCCGCTGATCAAATGGCCCAACGACATCCTGATCGGCGGGCGCAAGGTGGCTGGAATCCTGTGCGAAAGCGGCCTGGCGGGCCAGCGCCTGCGGCATGTGATCCTGGGTTTCGGGCTGAACGTGAACCTGGAGGAATTCCCGGCGCCGCTGCGGCGCAGCGCCACCTCGCTCAGTCTGGCCGCCGGAGGGCGTCGTTTCGACCGGGTGCAGCTTCTGAGTTCAATCCTCGACCACCTGGAGCAGGGCTATCTCAGCTTTCTGACCGACGGTTTCTCGGCCTGCCTGCCCCGGGTCCAGCGGCGCGATTTCCTGCGCGACCGCGAGGTCGAGGTCGAGACCCCGGACCGGGGGCGGCTGCGGGGCCGGGCCCGCGGGATCGACGAGGCCGGGGCGTTGCTGCTCGAATGCCCGCCGCCGCTGGGTCCCTGCCGGATCGAACAGGGGCACGTGGTTGCTTTCTGA
- the nadC gene encoding carboxylating nicotinate-nucleotide diphosphorylase: protein MFCERTRRLIQDALEEDVGSGDYSSLWSVPPEHRSSAKIIARAGGVLAGIPVARYLLELIDPAPALVSTLEDGASVAAGQVIAQLEGQSLALLKVERTLLNFIQRLSGVATMTHSFMERVEGTGVRILDTRKTTPGFRELEKYAVRVGGGFNHRIGLFDYVLLKENHIAAAGGITRAVEVAKKKNSLGLKIEVETRTLDEVHEAARVSVDRIMLDNMTVEQMQVAVEIIRNHSLGPVPEIEASGDVNLRTVSAIAATGVDFISVGALTHSSGILNLSMLIEATD from the coding sequence ATGTTCTGTGAGCGCACGCGCCGTCTGATCCAGGACGCGCTGGAGGAGGATGTGGGCAGCGGGGACTATTCCTCGCTCTGGTCGGTCCCGCCCGAGCACCGTAGCTCGGCCAAGATCATCGCCCGCGCGGGTGGAGTGCTGGCCGGCATCCCGGTGGCCCGCTATCTGCTGGAGCTGATCGACCCGGCGCCGGCCCTGGTCTCGACCCTGGAGGACGGGGCCAGTGTGGCCGCCGGGCAGGTGATCGCCCAGCTCGAGGGCCAGAGCCTGGCTCTGCTCAAGGTGGAGCGGACCCTGCTCAATTTCATCCAGCGCCTGTCGGGTGTGGCCACCATGACCCACAGTTTCATGGAGCGGGTCGAGGGCACCGGCGTGCGTATCCTGGACACGCGCAAGACCACGCCCGGTTTCCGCGAGCTCGAAAAGTACGCGGTGCGGGTGGGGGGCGGGTTCAACCACCGGATCGGGCTGTTCGACTACGTGCTGCTCAAGGAGAACCACATCGCCGCCGCCGGTGGGATCACCCGGGCGGTGGAGGTGGCCAAGAAGAAGAACAGTCTCGGGCTCAAGATCGAGGTCGAGACCCGGACCCTGGACGAGGTCCACGAGGCCGCGCGCGTCTCGGTGGACCGGATCATGCTCGACAACATGACCGTGGAACAGATGCAGGTGGCGGTGGAGATAATCCGCAACCACAGCCTGGGCCCGGTGCCGGAGATCGAGGCCAGCGGGGATGTCAACCTGCGCACCGTGTCGGCCATCGCCGCCACGGGCGTGGATTTCATCTCCGTGGGCGCGCTGACCCACTCCTCGGGCATTCTCAATCTCAGCATGCTGATCGAAGCCACGGACTGA
- the bshA gene encoding N-acetyl-alpha-D-glucosaminyl L-malate synthase BshA, whose product MSAKEKPLKIGITCYPTYGGSGVLATELGKQLARHGHEIHFISYALPYRLKGFISNVYFHEVQVSNYPLFEHQPYTLNLAVKMHEVIRETGLDLLHVHYAIPHATSAWIAKQMLGQEHPIKLITTLHGTDITLVGQEASFKEITRFSIERSDGVTAVSEYLRGQTLDFFNIANHIEVIPNFVNTEEFSRHKEGECCRKHLAPCGEKVIMHISNMRPVKRLGDVVKVFAKVAEKIKCRLVLVGDGPETATVSRLAGELGVSDRILLLGAQDSIASLLNCADIVLQPSATESFGLVILEAMSMGVPAVSTRCGGPEEVVEHGACGFLSDIGDVDDMAANCLRLLTDKELYDSFSRHARERVLENYEIETITRRYEAFYRKILG is encoded by the coding sequence ATGAGTGCCAAGGAAAAGCCGCTCAAGATCGGCATCACCTGCTACCCGACCTACGGCGGCAGTGGAGTGCTGGCCACCGAGCTGGGCAAGCAACTGGCCCGTCACGGCCACGAGATACATTTCATCAGCTACGCCCTGCCGTACCGGCTGAAAGGCTTTATCAGCAATGTCTACTTTCACGAGGTGCAGGTCTCGAACTACCCGCTGTTCGAGCACCAGCCCTACACCCTGAACCTGGCGGTCAAGATGCACGAGGTGATCCGCGAGACCGGCCTCGACCTCCTGCACGTGCACTACGCGATCCCGCACGCCACCAGCGCCTGGATCGCCAAGCAGATGCTGGGACAGGAGCACCCGATCAAGTTGATCACCACGCTGCACGGCACGGATATCACCCTGGTGGGCCAGGAGGCCTCGTTCAAGGAGATCACCCGCTTTTCGATAGAGCGCTCGGACGGCGTGACCGCGGTCAGCGAATACCTGCGCGGCCAGACCCTCGATTTTTTCAACATCGCCAACCACATCGAGGTGATCCCGAACTTCGTCAACACCGAGGAGTTCTCGCGCCACAAGGAGGGGGAGTGCTGCCGCAAGCACCTGGCCCCCTGCGGCGAGAAAGTGATAATGCACATCTCCAACATGCGGCCGGTCAAACGTCTGGGCGATGTGGTCAAGGTGTTCGCCAAGGTGGCTGAGAAGATCAAGTGCCGTCTGGTGCTGGTGGGGGACGGGCCCGAGACAGCCACTGTCTCGCGCCTGGCCGGCGAGCTGGGGGTGAGTGACCGGATCCTTCTGCTCGGGGCGCAGGACTCGATCGCCAGCCTGCTCAACTGCGCCGACATCGTGCTCCAGCCCAGCGCCACCGAAAGTTTCGGCCTGGTGATCCTGGAGGCCATGTCCATGGGCGTGCCGGCTGTCTCCACCCGCTGCGGCGGCCCGGAGGAGGTGGTGGAGCACGGGGCCTGCGGGTTCCTCTCCGACATCGGAGACGTGGATGACATGGCTGCCAACTGCCTGCGCCTTCTGACCGACAAGGAGCTTTACGACTCTTTCAGCCGCCACGCCCGCGAGCGGGTGCTCGAAAACTACGAGATCGAGACCATCACCCGGCGCTACGAGGCATTTTACCGGAAAATACTGGGCTGA